In Solanum pennellii chromosome 3, SPENNV200, a single window of DNA contains:
- the LOC107012216 gene encoding uncharacterized protein LOC107012216: MVCLTSQNLCKPRRFESHFVPYINAKPKLKLRLRNLEEYLSELKLKSLAFGTRRRRRGIITAAMAVELVKSNEASTIILTSGASGRISALFSLQVLRSLFLLINAFVMLLLFPFRGRRRMASPATMMASSGSQEKGGIGKEEKAVERKGPVVRVPSKMVPWKSVVEQEVAARRSLAIRRVLQEDDRETLREFSLFVTSRGETMFTQSWTPVSFKVRGLVFLLHGLNEHSGRYNDFAKKLNANGFKVYGMDWIGHGGSDGLHAYVPSLDDAVNDMKQFLSKILAENPGLPCFCFGHSTGAAIILKAAIDPKVESRIDGVVLTSPAVGVQPAHPIFTVLAPIFSFLFPRYQFSAANKRGAAVSRDPAALLAKYSDPLVFTGSIRVRTGYEILRITSYLQQNLCKLTVPFLVLHGSDDAVTDPEGSKKLYEEASSTDKSIKLYKGLLHDLLFELEREEIMQEIIDWLNQRLSNC, translated from the exons ATGGTTTGCTTGACAAGTCAAAATTTGTGCAAACCCAGACGATTTGAATCACATTTCGTACCATATATCAACGCAaagccaaaattaaaattgaggtTAAGAAATTTGGAGGAATATTTATCGGAGTTGAAATTGAAATCGTTAGCGTTTGGGactagaagaagaagaagaggaataaTTACAGCAGCAATGGCGGTCGAATTAGTGAAATCGAATGAAGCATCGACGATTATATTGACGTCAGGTGCTAGCGGAAGAATCAGTGCCTTGTTTTCATTACAGGTATTGAGGAGCTTGTTCCTTTTGATCAATGCTTTTGTAATGCTATTGTTGTTTCCATTTCGTGGACGGAGGAGGATGGCGTCACCGGCGACGATGATGGCGTCGTCTGGGTCGCAGGAGAAAGGCGGCATTGGGAAGGAAGAGAAGGCGGTGGAGAGGAAAGGCCCGGTGGTTCGAGTGCCATCGAAAATGGTGCCGTGGAAGAGCGTGGTGGAGCAGGAGGTGGCGGCGAGACGATCGCTGGCGATAAGAAGGGTACTTCAGGAAGACGATAGAGAAACGCTGAGGGAATTTTCGCTTTTTGTTACGTCCAGAGGAGAAACTATGTTCACGCAATCCTGGACACCTGTTTCCTTCAAAGTCAG GGGATTGGTTTTCTTGTTGCACGGCCTCAATGAACACAG TGGCCGATACAATGATTTTGCCAAGAAGCTAAATGCAAATGGCTTCAAAGTTTATGGAATGGATTGGATTG GACATGGTGGAAGTGATGGACTGCATGCATATGTCCCTTCTCTTGATGATGCTGTCAATGACATG AAACAATTTCTGTCAAAGATTTTAGCTGAAAATCCTGGACTTCCGTGCTTTTGCTTTGGACATTCTACTGGTGCAGCTATAATCCTCAAG GCAGCAATTGATCCAAAGGTAGAATCTAGGATTGATGGTGTTGTATTGACTTCACCTGCCGTTGGAGTTCAACCAGCTCATCCGATTTTCACA GTACTTGCtccaattttctcatttttattcCCAAGATACCAGTTCAGTGCAGCAAACAAAAGGGGTGCTGCAGTGTCTAGGGATCCAGCAGCATTACTCGCCAAGTACTCTGACCCACTAGTATTCACTGGATCCATTAGGGTACGAACAGGTTACGAGATCCTTCGGATAACTTCCTACTTGCAACAGAATCTGTGCAAGTTGACAGTACCATTCCTAGTCCTTCATGGCTCCGATGATGCAGTCACCGACCCTGAAGGCTCTAAGAAGCTCTACGAAGAGGCTTCTTCAACTGATAAAAGTATCAAGCTGTATAAAGGGTTGCTACATGACCTGCTCTTTGAACTTGAAAGAGAAGAAATCATGCAGGAAATAATCGACTGGTTGAACCAAAGATTGTCCAATTGTTAA